A region of Diceros bicornis minor isolate mBicDic1 chromosome 31, mDicBic1.mat.cur, whole genome shotgun sequence DNA encodes the following proteins:
- the MADD gene encoding MAP kinase-activating death domain protein isoform X1 has translation MVQKKKFCPRLLDYLVIVGARHPSSDSVAQTPELLRRYPLEDHAEFPLPPDVVFFCQPEGCLSVRQRRMSLRDDTSFVFTLTDKDTGVTRYGICVNFYRSFQKRMPKEKGEGGAGSRAKEGPRAACASEEVGTESSESGSSLQPPSADSTPDVNQSPRGKRRAKAGSRSRNSTLTSLCVLSHYPFFSTFRECLYTLKRLVDCCSERLLGKKLGIPRGIQRDTMWRIFTGSLLVEEKSSALLHDLREIEAWIYRLLRSPVPVSGQKRVDIEVLPQEFQQALTFALPDPSRFTLVDFPLHLPLELLGVDACLQVLTCILLEHKVVLQSRDYNALSMSVMAFVAMIYPLEYMFPVIPLLPTCMASAEQLLLAPTPYIIGVPASFFLYKLDFKMPDDVWLVDLDSNRVVAPTNAEVLPILPEPESLELKKHLKQALASMSLNTQPILNLEKFHEGQEIPLLLGRPSNDLQSTPSTEFNPLIYGNDVDSVDVATRVAMVRFFNSPNVLQGFQMHTRTLRLFPRPVVAFQAGSFLASRPRQTPFAEKLARTQAVEYFGEWILNPTNYAFQRIHNNMFDPALIGDKPKWYAHQLQPIHYRVYDSNSQLAEALSVPPERDSDSEPTDDSGSDSMDYDDSSSSYSSLGDFVSEMMKCDINGDTPNVDPLTHAALGDASEVEIDELQTQKEEEEPGPDSEHSQENPPLRSSSSTTASSSPSTVIHGASSEPADSTKMDDKAAVSVSKPLPTVPPSIGKSNMDRRQTEIGEGSVCRRTYDNPYFEPQYGFPPEEDDDEQGESYTPRFSQHVTGNRAQKLLRPNSLKLASDSDAESDSRASSPTSTVSNNSTEGFGGIMSFASSLYRNHSTSFSLSNLTLPTKGAREKTTPFPSLKGNRRALVDQKSSVIKHSPTVKREPPSPQGRSSNSSENQQFLKEVVHSVLDGQGVGWLNMKKVRRLLESEQLRVFVLSKLNRTVQSEDDARQDIIPDVEISRKVYKGMLDLLKCTVLSLEQSYAHAGLGGMASIFGLLEIAQTHYYSKEPDKRRRSPTESVNTPVGKDPGLAGRGDPKAMAQLRVPQLGPRAPSAAGRSPKELDTRSLKEENFVASVGPEVIKPVFDLGETEEKKSQISADSGVSLTSGSQRTDTDSVIGVSPAVMVRSSSQDSEVSTVVSNSSGETLGADSDLSSNAGDGPGGEGSAHLAGSRGTLSDSEIETNSATSAIFGEAHSLKPSIKETLVGSPVRSSEDASQRVYLYEGLLGKERSTLWDQMQFWEDAFLDAVMLEREGMGMDQGPQEMIDRYLSLGEHDRKRLEDDEDRLLATLLHNLISYMLLMKVNKNDIRKKVRRLMGKSHIGLVYSQQINEVLDQLVNLNGRDLSIRSSGSRHMKKQTFVVHAGTDTNGDLFFMEVCDDCVVLRSNIGTVYERWWYEKLINMTYCPKTKVLCLWRRNGSETQLNKFYTKKCRELYYCVKDSMERAAARQQSIKPGPELGGEFPVQDMKTGEGGLLQVTLEGINLKFMHNQVFIELNHIKKCNTVRGVFVLEEFVPEIKEVVSHKYKTPMAHEICYSVLCLFSYVAAVRSSEEDLRTPPRPVSS, from the exons ATGGTGCAAAAGAAGAAGTTCTGTCCTCGATTACTTGACTATCTAGTGATTGTGGGAGCCAG GCACCCGAGCAGCGATAGCGTGGCCCAGACTCCTGAACTGCTGCGGCGATACCCGTTGGAGGATCACGCTGAGTTTCCCCTGCCCCCGGATGTGGTGTTCTTCTGCCAGCCAGAGGGCTGTCTGAGTGTGCGGCAGCGGCGCATGAGCCTGCGGGACGACACTTCTTTTGTCTTCACCCTCACTGACAAGGACACTGGAGTCACGCGTTATGGCATCTGTGTTAACTTCTACCGCTCCTTCCAAAAGCGAATGCCTAAGGAAAAGGGGGAGGGTGGGGCAGGGTCCCGTGCCAAGGAAGGACCCCGTGCTGCCTGTGCCTCAGAAGAGGTTGGCACTGAGAGCTCGGAGAGTGGCTCGTCCCTGCAGCCTCCCAGTGCCGACTCCACCCCGGATGTGAACCAGTCTCCTCGGGGCAAACGCCGGGCCAAGGCGGGGAGCCGGTCCCGCAACAGTACTCTGACGTCCCTGTGCGTGCTTAGCCACTACCCCTTCTTCTCCACCTTCCGAGAGTGTCTCTATACCCTCAAACGTCTGGTGGACTGCTGTAGTGAGCGACTGCTGGGCAAGAAACTGGGCATCCCGCGAGGCATACAAAG AGACACCATGTGGCGCATCTTTACTGGATCACTGCTAGTGGAGGAGAAGTCAAGTGCCCTTCTGCATGACCTTCGAGAGATTGAGGCCTGGATCTATCGGTTGCTGCGCTCCCCAGTACCCGTCTCCGGGCAGAAGCGAGTAGACATTGAGGTCCTGCCCCAGGAGTTCCAGCAAGCTCTGACCTTTGCTCTTCCAGACCCCTCTCGATTCACCCTAGTGGATTTCCCGCTGCACCTTCCCTTGGAACTTCTGGGTGTGGATGCCTGTCTTCAGGTGCTAACCTGCATCCTGTTAGAGCACAAG GTGGTGCTACAGTCCCGAGACTACAACGCGCTCTCTATGTCTGTGATGGCGTTTGTGGCAATGATCTACCCCTTGGAGTATATGTTTCCTGTTATCCCACTGCTGCCCACCTGCATGGCATCGGCAGAGCAG CTGCTGTTGGCTCCAACCCCGTACATTATCGGGGTCCCTGCCAGTTTCTTCCTCTACAAACTGGACTTCAAAATGCCTGATGATGTGTGGCTAGTGGATCTGGACAGCAATAGG GTGGTTGCCCCCACCAATGCAGAAGTGCTGCCTATCCTGCCGGAACCAGAATCATTAGAGCTGAAAAAACATTTAAAGCAG GCCCTCGCCAGCATGAGTCTCAACACCCAGCCCATCCTCAATCTGGAGAAATTCCATGAGGGCCAGGAGATCCCCCTTCTCTTGGGAAGGCCTTCGAATGACCTGCAGTCCACACCTTCCACTGAATTCAACCCACTCATCTATGGCAATGATGTGGATTCTGTGGATGTCGCAACCAG AGTGGCCATGGTCCGTTTCTTCAACTCCCCCAACGTGCTGCAGGGCTTTCAGATGCACACACGTACCCTACGTCTCTTCCCGCGGCCTGTGGTAGCTTTTCAAGCTGGCTCCTTTCTAGCCTCCCGTCCCCGGCAGACTCCTTTTGCTGAGAAATTGGCCAGGACTCAGGCTGTGGAGTACTTTGGAGAATGGATCCTTAACCCCACCAACTATGCCTTTCAGCGAATTCACAACA ACATGTTTGATCCAGCCCTGATTGGTGACAAGCCAAAGTGGTATGCTCATCAGCTGCAGCCCATCCATTATCGAGTCTATGATAGCAATTCCCAGCTGGCCGAGGCGCTGAGTGTGCCACCGGAGCGTGACTCTGACTCTGAACCTACCGATGACAG CGGCAGTGATAGTATGGATTATGATGACTCAAGCTCTTCCTACTCCTCCCTTGGTGACTTTGTTAGTGAAATGATGAAATGTGACATCAATGGTGACACTCCTA ATGTGGATCCCCTGACTCACGCGGCACTGGGGGATGCCAGTGAGGTAGAGATTGATGAGCTGCAAAcccagaaggaagaagaggaacctGGCCCAGACAGCGAGCACTCTCAGGAAAACCCGCCACTGCGCTCCAGCTCCAGCACCACCGCCAGCAGCAGCCCCAGCACTGTCATCCATGGAGCCAGTTCT GAACCTGCTGACTCAACAAAGATGGATGATAAGGCAGCAGTGAGCGTCTCCAAGCCCCTCCCTACTGTGCCTCCCAGCATTGGCAAATCGAACATGGACAGGCGTCAGACAGAAATTGGAGAGGGGTCAGTGTGCCGGCGAACCTATGACAATCCATACTTCGAGCCCCAATATGgttttccccctgaggaagatGATGATGAGCAGGGGGAAAGTTACACTCCCCGATTCAGCCAACATGTCACTGGCAATCG GGCTCAAAAGCTGCTGCGGCCCAACAGCTTGAAACTGGCAAGCGACTCAGATGCAGAGTCGGACTCTCGAGCGAGCTCTCCCACCTCCACCGTCTCCAACAACAGCACCGAGGGCTTCGGGGGCATCATGTCTTTTGCCA GCAGCCTGTATCGGAACCACAGCACAAGCTTCAGTCTTTCAAACCTCACACTGCCCACCAAAGGTGCCCGAGAGAAGACCACGCCCTTCCCCAGTCTGAAAG GAAACAGGAGGGCCCTAGTGGACCAGAAGTCGTCTGTCATTAAACACAGCCCAACAGTGAAAAGAGAGCCTCCATCACCCCAGGGTCGATCCAGCAATTCTAg TGAAAACCAGCAGTTCCTGAAGGAGGTGGTGCACAGCGTGCTGGATGGCCAGGGAGTTGGCTGGCTCAACATGAAAAAGGTGCGACGGCTGCTGGAGAGCGAGCAGCTGCGAGTCTTTGTCCTGAGCAAGCTGAACCGCACCGTGCAGTCAGAGGACGATGCCCGGCAGGACATCATCCCAGATGTG GAGATCAGTCGAAAGGTGTACAAGGGAATGTTAGACCTGCTCAAGTGCACGGTACTCAGCCTGGAGCAGTCCTATGCCCACGCAGGTCTGGGTGGCATGGCCAGCATCTTTGGGCTTCTGGAGATCGCCCAGACCCACTACTATAGTAAAG AACCAGACAAGCGGAGGAGGAGTCCAACAGAGAGTGTAAATACACCAGTTGGCAAGGATCCTGGCCTGGCTGGGCGGGGGGACCCAAAGGCTATGGCACAGCTGAGAGTTCCCCAGCTGGGACCTCGAGCACCAAGTGCTGCAGGAAGGAGTCCTAAGGAGCTAGACACCAGAAGTTTAAAGGAGGAGAATTTTGTAGCATCTGTTG GGCCTGAGGTAATCAAACCCGTCTTTGACCTTGGTGAGACAGAGGAGAAGAAGTCCCAAATCAGCGCAGACAGTGGTGTGAGCCTGACATCTGGTTCCCAG AGGACTGATACAGACTCTGTCATCGGTGTGAGTCCAGCTGTTATGGTGCGAAGCTCCAGTCAGGATTCTGAAGTTAGCACCGTG GTGAGTAACAGTTCTGGAGAGACCCTTGGAGCAGACAGTGACCTGAGCAGCAATGCTGGTGATGGACCAGGCGGCGAGGGCAGTGCCCACTTGGCAGGCTCTCGGGGCACTTTGTCTGATAGTGAAATTGAGACCAACTCTGCCACCAGTGCCATCTTT GGTGAGGCCCACAGCTTGAAGCCAAGCATAAAAGAGACGCTGGTGGGCAGCCCAGTTCGCTCTTCCGAAGATGCAAGCCAGCGAGTCTACCTCTACGAGGGACTCCTAG GCAAGGAGCGTTCTACTTTATGGGACCAAATGCAGTTCTGGGAAGATGCGTTCTTAGATGCTGTGATGTTGGAGAGAGAAGGGATGGGTATGGACCAGGGTCCCCAGGAAATGATAGACAG GTACCTGTCCCTGGGGGAACATGACCGGAAGCGCCTAGAGGATGATGAAGATCGTTTACTGGCCACGCTTTTGCACAACCTCATCTCCTACATGCTGCTGATGAAG GTAAATAAGAATGACATCCGGAAGAAGGTGAGGCGCCTAATGGGAAAGTCCCATATTGGGCTTGTGTACAGTCAGCAAATCAATGAAGTGCTTGATCAGCTGGTGAACCTG AATGGACGTGATCTCTCTATCCGGTCCAGTGGCAGCCGGCACATGAAGAAGCAGACATTCGTGGTACATGCGGGGACAGACACAAACGGAGATCTCTTCTTCATGGAG GTGTGTGATGACTGTGTGGTGTTGCGTAGTAACATCGGGACGGTGTATGAGCGCTGGTGGTACGAGAAGCTCATCAACATGACCTACTGTCCCAAGACCAAGGTGTTGTGCTTGTGGCGTAGAAACGGCTCTGAGACCCAGCTCAACAAATTCTATACTAAGAAG TGTCGGGAGCTGTACTACTGCGTGAAGGATAGCATGGAGCGTGCTGCCGCCCGACAGCAGAGTATCAAACCTG GACCTGAACTAGGTGGCGAGTTCCCTGTGCAGGACATGAAGACTGGTGAGGGTGGCTTGCTGCAGGTCACCCTAGAAGGGATCAATCTCAAGTTCATGCACAACCAG GTTTTCATAGAGCTGAATCACATTAAAAAGTGCAATACAGTTCGAGGCGTCTTTGTCCTGGAGGAATTTG TTCCTGAAATTAAAGAAGTGGTGAGCCACAAGTACAAGACACCAATG GCCCACGAGATCTGCTACTCTGTGTTGTGTCTCTTCTCGTATGTGGCAGCAGTTCGTAGCAGTGAGGAAGATCTCAGAACCCCACCCCGGCCCGTCTCTAGCTGA
- the MADD gene encoding MAP kinase-activating death domain protein isoform X3 — protein MVQKKKFCPRLLDYLVIVGARHPSSDSVAQTPELLRRYPLEDHAEFPLPPDVVFFCQPEGCLSVRQRRMSLRDDTSFVFTLTDKDTGVTRYGICVNFYRSFQKRMPKEKGEGGAGSRAKEGPRAACASEEVGTESSESGSSLQPPSADSTPDVNQSPRGKRRAKAGSRSRNSTLTSLCVLSHYPFFSTFRECLYTLKRLVDCCSERLLGKKLGIPRGIQRDTMWRIFTGSLLVEEKSSALLHDLREIEAWIYRLLRSPVPVSGQKRVDIEVLPQEFQQALTFALPDPSRFTLVDFPLHLPLELLGVDACLQVLTCILLEHKVVLQSRDYNALSMSVMAFVAMIYPLEYMFPVIPLLPTCMASAEQLLLAPTPYIIGVPASFFLYKLDFKMPDDVWLVDLDSNRVVAPTNAEVLPILPEPESLELKKHLKQALASMSLNTQPILNLEKFHEGQEIPLLLGRPSNDLQSTPSTEFNPLIYGNDVDSVDVATRVAMVRFFNSPNVLQGFQMHTRTLRLFPRPVVAFQAGSFLASRPRQTPFAEKLARTQAVEYFGEWILNPTNYAFQRIHNNMFDPALIGDKPKWYAHQLQPIHYRVYDSNSQLAEALSVPPERDSDSEPTDDSGSDSMDYDDSSSSYSSLGDFVSEMMKCDINGDTPNVDPLTHAALGDASEVEIDELQTQKEEEEPGPDSEHSQENPPLRSSSSTTASSSPSTVIHGASSEPADSTKMDDKAAVSVSKPLPTVPPSIGKSNMDRRQTEIGEGSVCRRTYDNPYFEPQYGFPPEEDDDEQGESYTPRFSQHVTGNRAQKLLRPNSLKLASDSDAESDSRASSPTSTVSNNSTEGFGGIMSFASSLYRNHSTSFSLSNLTLPTKGAREKTTPFPSLKGNRRALVDQKSSVIKHSPTVKREPPSPQGRSSNSSENQQFLKEVVHSVLDGQGVGWLNMKKVRRLLESEQLRVFVLSKLNRTVQSEDDARQDIIPDVEISRKVYKGMLDLLKCTVLSLEQSYAHAGLGGMASIFGLLEIAQTHYYSKEPDKRRRSPTESVNTPVGKDPGLAGRGDPKAMAQLRVPQLGPRAPSAAGRSPKELDTRSLKEENFVASVGPEVIKPVFDLGETEEKKSQISADSGVSLTSGSQRTDTDSVIGVSPAVMVRSSSQDSEVSNSSGETLGADSDLSSNAGDGPGGEGSAHLAGSRGTLSDSEIETNSATSAIFGEAHSLKPSIKETLVGSPVRSSEDASQRVYLYEGLLGKERSTLWDQMQFWEDAFLDAVMLEREGMGMDQGPQEMIDRYLSLGEHDRKRLEDDEDRLLATLLHNLISYMLLMKVNKNDIRKKVRRLMGKSHIGLVYSQQINEVLDQLVNLNGRDLSIRSSGSRHMKKQTFVVHAGTDTNGDLFFMEVCDDCVVLRSNIGTVYERWWYEKLINMTYCPKTKVLCLWRRNGSETQLNKFYTKKCRELYYCVKDSMERAAARQQSIKPGPELGGEFPVQDMKTGEGGLLQVTLEGINLKFMHNQVFIELNHIKKCNTVRGVFVLEEFVPEIKEVVSHKYKTPMAHEICYSVLCLFSYVAAVRSSEEDLRTPPRPVSS, from the exons ATGGTGCAAAAGAAGAAGTTCTGTCCTCGATTACTTGACTATCTAGTGATTGTGGGAGCCAG GCACCCGAGCAGCGATAGCGTGGCCCAGACTCCTGAACTGCTGCGGCGATACCCGTTGGAGGATCACGCTGAGTTTCCCCTGCCCCCGGATGTGGTGTTCTTCTGCCAGCCAGAGGGCTGTCTGAGTGTGCGGCAGCGGCGCATGAGCCTGCGGGACGACACTTCTTTTGTCTTCACCCTCACTGACAAGGACACTGGAGTCACGCGTTATGGCATCTGTGTTAACTTCTACCGCTCCTTCCAAAAGCGAATGCCTAAGGAAAAGGGGGAGGGTGGGGCAGGGTCCCGTGCCAAGGAAGGACCCCGTGCTGCCTGTGCCTCAGAAGAGGTTGGCACTGAGAGCTCGGAGAGTGGCTCGTCCCTGCAGCCTCCCAGTGCCGACTCCACCCCGGATGTGAACCAGTCTCCTCGGGGCAAACGCCGGGCCAAGGCGGGGAGCCGGTCCCGCAACAGTACTCTGACGTCCCTGTGCGTGCTTAGCCACTACCCCTTCTTCTCCACCTTCCGAGAGTGTCTCTATACCCTCAAACGTCTGGTGGACTGCTGTAGTGAGCGACTGCTGGGCAAGAAACTGGGCATCCCGCGAGGCATACAAAG AGACACCATGTGGCGCATCTTTACTGGATCACTGCTAGTGGAGGAGAAGTCAAGTGCCCTTCTGCATGACCTTCGAGAGATTGAGGCCTGGATCTATCGGTTGCTGCGCTCCCCAGTACCCGTCTCCGGGCAGAAGCGAGTAGACATTGAGGTCCTGCCCCAGGAGTTCCAGCAAGCTCTGACCTTTGCTCTTCCAGACCCCTCTCGATTCACCCTAGTGGATTTCCCGCTGCACCTTCCCTTGGAACTTCTGGGTGTGGATGCCTGTCTTCAGGTGCTAACCTGCATCCTGTTAGAGCACAAG GTGGTGCTACAGTCCCGAGACTACAACGCGCTCTCTATGTCTGTGATGGCGTTTGTGGCAATGATCTACCCCTTGGAGTATATGTTTCCTGTTATCCCACTGCTGCCCACCTGCATGGCATCGGCAGAGCAG CTGCTGTTGGCTCCAACCCCGTACATTATCGGGGTCCCTGCCAGTTTCTTCCTCTACAAACTGGACTTCAAAATGCCTGATGATGTGTGGCTAGTGGATCTGGACAGCAATAGG GTGGTTGCCCCCACCAATGCAGAAGTGCTGCCTATCCTGCCGGAACCAGAATCATTAGAGCTGAAAAAACATTTAAAGCAG GCCCTCGCCAGCATGAGTCTCAACACCCAGCCCATCCTCAATCTGGAGAAATTCCATGAGGGCCAGGAGATCCCCCTTCTCTTGGGAAGGCCTTCGAATGACCTGCAGTCCACACCTTCCACTGAATTCAACCCACTCATCTATGGCAATGATGTGGATTCTGTGGATGTCGCAACCAG AGTGGCCATGGTCCGTTTCTTCAACTCCCCCAACGTGCTGCAGGGCTTTCAGATGCACACACGTACCCTACGTCTCTTCCCGCGGCCTGTGGTAGCTTTTCAAGCTGGCTCCTTTCTAGCCTCCCGTCCCCGGCAGACTCCTTTTGCTGAGAAATTGGCCAGGACTCAGGCTGTGGAGTACTTTGGAGAATGGATCCTTAACCCCACCAACTATGCCTTTCAGCGAATTCACAACA ACATGTTTGATCCAGCCCTGATTGGTGACAAGCCAAAGTGGTATGCTCATCAGCTGCAGCCCATCCATTATCGAGTCTATGATAGCAATTCCCAGCTGGCCGAGGCGCTGAGTGTGCCACCGGAGCGTGACTCTGACTCTGAACCTACCGATGACAG CGGCAGTGATAGTATGGATTATGATGACTCAAGCTCTTCCTACTCCTCCCTTGGTGACTTTGTTAGTGAAATGATGAAATGTGACATCAATGGTGACACTCCTA ATGTGGATCCCCTGACTCACGCGGCACTGGGGGATGCCAGTGAGGTAGAGATTGATGAGCTGCAAAcccagaaggaagaagaggaacctGGCCCAGACAGCGAGCACTCTCAGGAAAACCCGCCACTGCGCTCCAGCTCCAGCACCACCGCCAGCAGCAGCCCCAGCACTGTCATCCATGGAGCCAGTTCT GAACCTGCTGACTCAACAAAGATGGATGATAAGGCAGCAGTGAGCGTCTCCAAGCCCCTCCCTACTGTGCCTCCCAGCATTGGCAAATCGAACATGGACAGGCGTCAGACAGAAATTGGAGAGGGGTCAGTGTGCCGGCGAACCTATGACAATCCATACTTCGAGCCCCAATATGgttttccccctgaggaagatGATGATGAGCAGGGGGAAAGTTACACTCCCCGATTCAGCCAACATGTCACTGGCAATCG GGCTCAAAAGCTGCTGCGGCCCAACAGCTTGAAACTGGCAAGCGACTCAGATGCAGAGTCGGACTCTCGAGCGAGCTCTCCCACCTCCACCGTCTCCAACAACAGCACCGAGGGCTTCGGGGGCATCATGTCTTTTGCCA GCAGCCTGTATCGGAACCACAGCACAAGCTTCAGTCTTTCAAACCTCACACTGCCCACCAAAGGTGCCCGAGAGAAGACCACGCCCTTCCCCAGTCTGAAAG GAAACAGGAGGGCCCTAGTGGACCAGAAGTCGTCTGTCATTAAACACAGCCCAACAGTGAAAAGAGAGCCTCCATCACCCCAGGGTCGATCCAGCAATTCTAg TGAAAACCAGCAGTTCCTGAAGGAGGTGGTGCACAGCGTGCTGGATGGCCAGGGAGTTGGCTGGCTCAACATGAAAAAGGTGCGACGGCTGCTGGAGAGCGAGCAGCTGCGAGTCTTTGTCCTGAGCAAGCTGAACCGCACCGTGCAGTCAGAGGACGATGCCCGGCAGGACATCATCCCAGATGTG GAGATCAGTCGAAAGGTGTACAAGGGAATGTTAGACCTGCTCAAGTGCACGGTACTCAGCCTGGAGCAGTCCTATGCCCACGCAGGTCTGGGTGGCATGGCCAGCATCTTTGGGCTTCTGGAGATCGCCCAGACCCACTACTATAGTAAAG AACCAGACAAGCGGAGGAGGAGTCCAACAGAGAGTGTAAATACACCAGTTGGCAAGGATCCTGGCCTGGCTGGGCGGGGGGACCCAAAGGCTATGGCACAGCTGAGAGTTCCCCAGCTGGGACCTCGAGCACCAAGTGCTGCAGGAAGGAGTCCTAAGGAGCTAGACACCAGAAGTTTAAAGGAGGAGAATTTTGTAGCATCTGTTG GGCCTGAGGTAATCAAACCCGTCTTTGACCTTGGTGAGACAGAGGAGAAGAAGTCCCAAATCAGCGCAGACAGTGGTGTGAGCCTGACATCTGGTTCCCAG AGGACTGATACAGACTCTGTCATCGGTGTGAGTCCAGCTGTTATGGTGCGAAGCTCCAGTCAGGATTCTGAA GTGAGTAACAGTTCTGGAGAGACCCTTGGAGCAGACAGTGACCTGAGCAGCAATGCTGGTGATGGACCAGGCGGCGAGGGCAGTGCCCACTTGGCAGGCTCTCGGGGCACTTTGTCTGATAGTGAAATTGAGACCAACTCTGCCACCAGTGCCATCTTT GGTGAGGCCCACAGCTTGAAGCCAAGCATAAAAGAGACGCTGGTGGGCAGCCCAGTTCGCTCTTCCGAAGATGCAAGCCAGCGAGTCTACCTCTACGAGGGACTCCTAG GCAAGGAGCGTTCTACTTTATGGGACCAAATGCAGTTCTGGGAAGATGCGTTCTTAGATGCTGTGATGTTGGAGAGAGAAGGGATGGGTATGGACCAGGGTCCCCAGGAAATGATAGACAG GTACCTGTCCCTGGGGGAACATGACCGGAAGCGCCTAGAGGATGATGAAGATCGTTTACTGGCCACGCTTTTGCACAACCTCATCTCCTACATGCTGCTGATGAAG GTAAATAAGAATGACATCCGGAAGAAGGTGAGGCGCCTAATGGGAAAGTCCCATATTGGGCTTGTGTACAGTCAGCAAATCAATGAAGTGCTTGATCAGCTGGTGAACCTG AATGGACGTGATCTCTCTATCCGGTCCAGTGGCAGCCGGCACATGAAGAAGCAGACATTCGTGGTACATGCGGGGACAGACACAAACGGAGATCTCTTCTTCATGGAG GTGTGTGATGACTGTGTGGTGTTGCGTAGTAACATCGGGACGGTGTATGAGCGCTGGTGGTACGAGAAGCTCATCAACATGACCTACTGTCCCAAGACCAAGGTGTTGTGCTTGTGGCGTAGAAACGGCTCTGAGACCCAGCTCAACAAATTCTATACTAAGAAG TGTCGGGAGCTGTACTACTGCGTGAAGGATAGCATGGAGCGTGCTGCCGCCCGACAGCAGAGTATCAAACCTG GACCTGAACTAGGTGGCGAGTTCCCTGTGCAGGACATGAAGACTGGTGAGGGTGGCTTGCTGCAGGTCACCCTAGAAGGGATCAATCTCAAGTTCATGCACAACCAG GTTTTCATAGAGCTGAATCACATTAAAAAGTGCAATACAGTTCGAGGCGTCTTTGTCCTGGAGGAATTTG TTCCTGAAATTAAAGAAGTGGTGAGCCACAAGTACAAGACACCAATG GCCCACGAGATCTGCTACTCTGTGTTGTGTCTCTTCTCGTATGTGGCAGCAGTTCGTAGCAGTGAGGAAGATCTCAGAACCCCACCCCGGCCCGTCTCTAGCTGA